In Bifidobacterium sp. ESL0745, one DNA window encodes the following:
- a CDS encoding amino acid ABC transporter ATP-binding protein, whose translation MAMMTNDNDVQSALERGAVPAVKAAQVHKAFGSLHVLKGIDMTVMPGTVTVILGPSGSGKSTFLRLINQLETLTGGSIEVDGELIGYKHVNHGGKDELQTLSDKEIAKQREKLGMVFQRFNLFPHRTVLENVMEAPVHVAKVPKKQAREQAMKELERVGMADRADYYPMQLSGGQQQRVAIARALAMNPKIMLFDEPTSALDPELVGEVLGVMRSLADAGMTMIVVTHEIGFAREVGDQIVFMDGGVVVEHGGPEIIDNPQEPRFKDFLSHVL comes from the coding sequence ATGGCTATGATGACAAACGACAATGATGTGCAATCCGCTCTGGAACGTGGCGCTGTCCCTGCGGTCAAAGCGGCGCAGGTGCACAAGGCGTTCGGCAGCCTCCATGTGCTCAAAGGCATTGACATGACGGTGATGCCGGGCACGGTGACCGTGATTCTGGGTCCTTCCGGATCCGGCAAATCCACGTTCCTGCGTCTGATCAACCAGCTTGAAACCCTGACCGGCGGCAGCATCGAGGTCGACGGTGAACTCATCGGCTACAAGCACGTCAACCACGGCGGCAAAGACGAGCTGCAGACCCTAAGCGACAAGGAGATCGCCAAACAGCGAGAAAAGCTTGGAATGGTCTTCCAACGGTTCAACCTCTTCCCGCACCGCACCGTGCTTGAAAACGTGATGGAGGCGCCGGTGCATGTCGCCAAGGTGCCCAAGAAACAGGCCCGCGAACAGGCCATGAAAGAGCTGGAGCGCGTGGGTATGGCCGATCGTGCCGATTATTATCCGATGCAGCTTTCCGGCGGGCAGCAGCAGCGCGTCGCCATCGCCCGCGCGCTGGCCATGAACCCCAAGATCATGCTTTTCGACGAGCCGACATCGGCGCTTGACCCGGAGCTCGTAGGGGAAGTGCTCGGTGTGATGCGCTCGCTTGCCGACGCCGGCATGACGATGATCGTGGTGACCCACGAGATCGGATTCGCCCGCGAAGTGGGCGACCAGATCGTCTTCATGGATGGAGGCGTGGTGGTCGAACACGGCGGCCCCGAAATTATAGACAACCCCCAAGAGCCCCGTTTCAAGGATTTCCTGAGTCATGTGCTGTAA